A genomic region of Zea mays cultivar B73 chromosome 6, Zm-B73-REFERENCE-NAM-5.0, whole genome shotgun sequence contains the following coding sequences:
- the LOC103631003 gene encoding aspartic proteinase oryzasin-1, whose protein sequence is MVKQGLISDPVFSFWFNRHADEGEGGEIVFGGMDSSHYKGDHTFVPVTRKGYWQFNMGDVLVDGKSTGFCAGGCAAIADSGTSLLAGPTAIITEINEKIGAAGVVSQECKTVVSQYGQQILDLLLAETQPAKICSQVGLCTFDGTHGVSAGIRSVVDDEARKSNGGLKSDPMCNACEMAVVWMQNQLAQNKTQELILNYINQLCERLPSPMGESAVDCGSLVSMPDIVFTIGGKKFKLKPEQYILKVGEGQAVQCISGFTAMDIPPPRGPLWILGDVFMGVYHTVFDYGKLRVGFAESA, encoded by the exons ATGGTGAAACAAGGTCTCATCAGCGACCCTGTTTTCTCTTTCTGGTTTAACCGACATGCTGATGAAGGAGAAGGTGGTGAAATTGTATTTGGTGGAATGGATTCTAGCCACTACAAGGGTGATCACACGTTTGTCCCAGTCACTCGGAAGGGATACTGGCAG TTCAACATGGGTGATGTACTGGTTGATGGAAAGTCCACTG GGTTTTGTGCCGGCGGCTGTGCAGCCATCGCAGATTCTGGAACTTCCTTGCTTGCTGGCCCCACA GCCATAATTACTGAAATCAATGAAAAGattggtgctgctggtgtagtcagcCAGGAGTGCAAGACTGTTGTTTCTCAATATGGACAGCAGATCCTAGATCTTTTGCTAGCTGAG ACACAACCAGCGAAGATCTGTTCTCAGGTTGGTCTGTGCACTTTTGATGGCACTCATGGTGTCAG TGCTGGAATTCGGAGCGTAGTGGATGATGAAGCTAGGAAATCAAATGGTGGTCTCAAGAGTGATCCAATGTGCAATGCCTGTGAGATGGCTGTGGTATGGATGCAGAACCAACTTGCCCAGAACAAGACGCAGGAGCTCATCCTGAACTACATTAATCAG CTTTGCGAGCGTCTTCCGAGTCCGATGGGAGAATCAGCCGTGGACTGTGGCAGTCTTGTGTCCATGCCTGACATTGTGTTCACCATTGGAGGCAAGAAGTTCAAGCTGAAACCAGAGCAG TACATTCTGAAGGTTGGTGAAGGACAGGCTGTCCAGTGCATCAGCGGATTCACAGCTATGGATATCCCACCACCCCGTGGCCCTCTTTG GATCTTGGGTGATGTTTTCATGGGAGTCTACCACACCGTCTTCGATTATGGCAAGCTGAGGGTTGGCTTCGCAGAGTCGGCCTAG